The stretch of DNA GCCGGTGCCGTCGATCGAGACGAGGGCCGCCTGCGAGGCGTCGAGCTTGCCGCCCTCCTTGTCCAGTACGTCGACCAGCGATTGCTCGGCCTTCTTTTCCAGCGACTTGTCGATGGTCGTATCGACGATGACGTCTTCCTTGACGTCGCCGATCAGACCCGGCAGCTCGTCCATCACCATGTCGGCGACATAGTGCCCGGCGCCCGACCAGTAGCTCTTGGCCGAAGCCGGGGTCTGCGACATCGCCGTCTTGACCTCGGAATCGGTGATGAAACCCTGCTCGCGCATCGCCGCGAGCACGAGCTGGGCGCGGGCATTCGCCGCATCGGCATCGCGGGCCGGTGAAAGCCGCGACGGCGCCTTGAGCAGGCCGGCCAGCACCGCGGCCTCGCCGAGGTTTACGTCACGCGCCGATTTGTTGAAGTACCGGCGCGAGGCGGCCTCGACGCCATAGGCGTTCGATCCGAAGAACACCCGGTTGAGATACATGGCAAGGATCTGGTCCTTGGTGTATTTCTGCTCCAGCCAGAGCGACAGCAGCACTTCCTGCACCTTGCGTTCCAGCGTTCTCTCGGGGGAGAGGAAGAGGTTCTTGGCAAGCTGCTGCGTCAGCGTCGAGCCACCCTGCACCATGTGACCAGCCGTGAGATTGGTCACGACAGCCCGGCCGAGGCCGAGCGGATCGACGCCGAAATGCGAATAGAAACGCCGATCTTCGATGGCGATGACGGCTTCCGGAATATAGGGCGACATGTTTTCGAGCGACAGCGCCTCGCCGCCGGTGGCACCGCGATTGGCGATGACGCTACCGTCGACGGCGGTGATCTTGACGTTCGGCGGCCGCTCCGGGATTGCCCATGTGCTGGCGCTCGGCATGCGCGAGCCATAATAGACCACAAGCCCGGCAACGCCGATGCCGGCCCAGATGAAAAGCACGACGCACCAGTAGATCACACGGCGCAGGAAGCCGAAAAAAACGCCGCCTTCACGCTCCCGCGGCTCGCGCCGCCGCCGGGGGGCGGCGCGTTGCGGCGGGGGTTTCGAGCCGCCGCGGCGCTGAGATCGGCCTCCGGCGATGCGATCGTCGGCATCGAGCGAGAATTCGTCATCGTCGCGCGCCGGGCGGCCGCTGAAGGAGGGTTCTATTCTGTCGCCTGATCTGCCTCTGCCTGCCATCGCGGACCGGTCACACCCCATGTTCGATCGCGAAGCCAACTTCGCATAACGATCCTCTTCTGCAGCGCCGCGCGTCTTTCCAGACGCACAAAGCGCGCTGCAGCAGGCACCGTGATCACCCGACTGAACTGTAAATGCGGCGATTTAACGGGGTGTTAACAATGGAAAGTAAAGCATATCGCGCCGGGCGACAGTATTGGCCTTCAGAACTGCCGGGCCTCGTAATCGTCGAGCGTTTCCGGGTCCTGCTTATATTCCCACTCGCCCAGATGAAAGCGACGCCAGATCTGGCCGGAAGGGTTGAGGTTCGCCCCATCGGTAAGGCGTACAGGCAGGAGTGTGTTATGTTTATGCCAAACGGTAACATCTATGGCGGCTGCCCGAGGGGCGAAAAGCCCGAAGAAAGCCAGGTAGTCTTGCGTCATCAGGGTCCAGCCTCGAACGGATTAAAATCAATCCGCAACTTCACAAAACTGCATTAAAGAATTCCGCAAAACAAGAGCCTCGCGATGGCTTCACATCAAATTGTCGGTGACCGCATTCGGGGATCGATGCTTCCCCCGCGGCGCCTGTCTTGCGCTCGCCGGCGAAGCGGCGCGCGTCGTGAAAACAAAGGCCCGAAGTCTGTGGCGTGAGTTACGTGCGATACGACATACATTACCGCGCCGCGCGTCTTTTCGAGACGCCTAAAGGACGCTCCGATTTAAGGAATTATGCAGCAGGCGGAACCAATAGGCTTCGCGATTGTTTATGGAGAAGCGGGACAACCCCTCACGTCCCGCGAATGATCGGCCGTCTCCCCTCAACGCGCGCCGATCGACATCAGGCCCGGTGCATCCCTCCCAAGGGAGCGCCGGGCTTTTTCTTGGGTGTTTCCCTTTGGCTTGGCAAACCTCAAAAGAGGACGGCGCTGCCGTGCCCTTTCTGTTTCATTCGTCGCAGGAGGGATCGCCGGGGCGGCAATCAAAGTCCCTGCGGTCCGGCCTGCGATCATCGCCTCTCCGGTCGTCCCTCTGCCGTTCACCTCTTTGCCGATCGTCCCGTTGCCGATCGTCCCTTTGATTGTCGCCGCGCCAGTCGTGATCGCGGTCGCGCCCATCTCGGTCGCCATCCCGCTCGCGCCAGTTACGGTCGCGATCCCGGTTATCCCGATCTCGGTCGCGATCCCGATCCCGATTGTCGCGGTCGCGGTAGTAATAATCCGGGCCGCGGCTCCAGCGGTCACGGTCGCGATAGAAATCGCGGTTGCGGTAGTAACGGTCCCAATAATTGTCGACGCTGAAGCGAATCATCGGAATGCCGAGCGGACGGTAATATTGCGGGCCGACATAGACGCGGCGCTGCTGGTAGAGGGCCTGCACATACTGGCCGGAAACCCAGCCGCGGCCGCCGTAGAATTCCACGTCGCACCAGTTGACGTCGGAAAGGCATCCGCGGATCTCGACGGAGGAACCGGCGGGTATGACGGTAACGGCAGGATATCGGGTGCTCGGACCGGCACGCATGTTGACGTTCGCCGTCGAATAGCCCTCGGCAGCCTGCGCTATGGCGGGAGCCAGCATAAGCATGCCGGCGGCTGCGATTTTAACGATGAGATTTTTCACGCTTCTCAGTCCTTGTTGGCACGTTTTTCAGGCAGCGCTTGGCCGCGTTTCCTTGGCATATGCCATTGAAACAAAAGACAGAGCGATCGCCCGCAGGTGTAAGGGGCTATCATTCACCTTATCTTTCAATGGCTTATATGTCGCTCGCGATGAACGCAGCTTGAACGGCGAATGTCTGTCAGCGCCTTGGAGCCGCGAGTGGTGCTGTCGGGCTTTGTTAACGGTTCGTTAACCTTTCGGCGGCAATCTCGTTGCAATACCCGCTTGCTCTTTGACCACGGATGAACTGGCACTGAGGTGAGCGGATGACGAAAGGCCGGGTCGAACCGGCCTTTTTGTTTCTTGCGATTTTGCTAGAGCGCCGGCTTGCAAGGCGAGCCACGTCTGTTCAGGCGGCGAGCGCCTGAAGAATCCGCACCCAGGAGCGGATGCCCTTGTGGTAGGAGACGAGTTCGTATTTCTCGTTCGGCGAGTGGATGCGATCATCGCTGAGGCCGAAGCCGACGAGCAGCGATTCCATGCCGAGCATCTTCTGGAAATCTCCGACGATCGGGATCGACCCACCCATGCCGATGACAATGGCGGGTTTCGGCCACTCGTCGGAAAGCGCGTTCTTGGCCTTGGTCAGAACAGGTGAATCATAGGAGAGGTGGATCGCCGGCGAGCCGCCATGCGGATGGAACTCGACCGAGCAATCGGCGGGAATCTTCGCGCTGATATAGCTGCGGAAGGCCTCGCGAATGGCGGCCGGATCCTGCGTGCCGACGAGACGGAACGAAACCTTGGCCGAAGCCTTGGCGGCGATCACCGTCTTGAAGCCTTCGCCGGTATAACCGCCCCAGATGCCGTTGATTTCGGCGGTCGGCCGCGCCCAGGTGAGTTCCAGCACCGAACGGCCCTTTTCGCCGGATGGAATGGAGAGGCCGACTTCGCCGAGGAAGCTCTCCGCGGTCTTGCCGAGCGTCTCCCATGACGCCTTGATGTTTTCAGGCGTTTCCTCGACGCCTTCATAGAAACCGTCAAGCGTAATGCGGCCCGTCTCGTCATGCAGGCCGGCAAGAGCCTCGACGAGAATATGGATCGGATTGGCGGCCGCGCCGCCGAAGAGACCGGAATGCAGGTCGCGGTCGGCGGCCGTCACGACCACTTCCTCGCCGACGAGGCCGCGCAGCGCTGCGGCGATCGCCGGCGTGTCGCGGTCCCACATGCCGGTATCGCAGACCAGCGCATAATCGGCCTTGAGCTCGGCGGCATTGGCTTCGAGGAAGGGCTTCAGGGACGGCGAGCCGGACTCCTCCTCGCCCTCGAAGAGGATGGTGACGCGGCAGGGAAGCGCGCCGTTGATCTCCTTATAGGCCCGGCAAGCCTCGACGAAGGTCATCAACTGGCCCTTGTCGTCGGAGGTGCCGCGGCCGGTCAGGATCTTGCGGCCCTCGCCGACATCCTTGATCGATGGCTCGAAGGGGTCGTTTTCCCAGAGTTCGATTGGGTCGACCGGCTGAACGTCGTAATGGCCGTAGAAGAGAACATGCGGCGCATCGGCGGACGCGCCAGCATGATGGGCGACGACCATCGGATGGCCTGGCGTATCGCGCACCGAGGCCATAAAGCCGAGCGTCCCGAGATAAGCGACGAGCCATTCCGCAGCCTTTCGGCATTCGGCTTTAAAAGCGGGATCGGTGGATATCGACTGGATCCGCAGAAGCTCGAACAGCTTGTCGAGGCTCGATGGAAGGTTCTGATCCGCGCGCGCAAGCACCTGACGTACATCGGTCATTTTCGACTCCTTTTTGAAATTCGGCCGGACGATAGACCAAACCAGAAAGGCAGGCGAGGCGGAAAAACAAAAAATCGGCGGCGCGAAAGACCGGCGGGGCATAGACTAATATCAAGAAGATTTGCTGGATAATATAAACGAGAATTCTAATTCAATTTACCGTTATTTAGCACAAGCTAAATAGCCTGACCGAATTCAGCTGTGCGAGGGGCAGATGTTTTCGGTCATTACATGTATTCGGGACAACCACGATTGGCGGCTGGTGCTTGCGGCGGCCGCCGTCTGCCTGGTCGGCGCTATGGCGGCTATGCTGCTGCTTTCCCGTGCCCAGGAATGCGATGCCGGGCGGCGCAAGCTCTGGATCGGCGCCTCGGCCTTCGCTTTTGGCACCGGCGTATGGGCAACGCACTTCATCGCGATGCTGGCCTATGACGGCGGCATGCCGATCGGCTACCAACTGGGCCTGACGACGCTTTCTTTCCTCCTGTCGGTTGTCGGTTCGTGGGCGGCGATCCTCGTCGCTTCGGAAAGCCGCGGCAGGTTTTCTCGTATCCGCGGCGGGGTCCTGATGGCGCTCGGCATCGCCTCCATGCACCTGACCGGCATGCAGGCGATCGAAACGCAGGCGGTCATCCTTTATGATCCCTTCATGACGCTGAGTGCGGTTCTCGCAGGAGCGCTGTTGTCGAGCGCCGCCTTCCACACCTTTTTCCAATTGAAGGGACTGCGGCGGCTCCTCGCCTCGTCAATCACTTTCGTCCTTGCGATCTGCGCGCTCCATTTCATCTCGATGGCTAGCATCACGCTCGTGCCGGATCTCGGGAAAGAGGTTCCGGCAACGGTGCTCGACGCCAGCCTGCTTGCTGCGATCGTCGTGGTGGCGGCAACGATGCTCATTCTGATTGCGCTCGCCGTGGTCTTTGTCGAAAGCCACCTGACGGATCTGAGGGGGCTCGCGAATGCCTCGCAGGAAGGGCTGCTGATTCTGCGGGAAGGCCGGATCATCGATGCCAATGAACGCTTCCAGGGGCTTTCCGGCTGGAAGCTTGCCGGTCTTGCCGGTAAGGCGCCCTCGGCTGTTTTGACCGCTGTTCAGGGGACTGGGCAGAACAGATCCAGCGAGACGCTGCTCAACACCAGGAACGGCAGGGAGATCGCCGTCGAAGTGACCACGAGCAGGATCGTCTATCGCGGGCATAATTGTGAGGTGCTGGCGGTGCGTGATCTCACCGAGCGCAGGCAGGCCGAGGAGATGATCGAGCATCTCGCCCACCACGACGTGCTCACCGATTTGCCGAACAGGTCGCTGTTCGATACCCGCATCCGGCAGGCACTGCAGATGGCCGAACGAAAGAACAGCGAGGTTGCCCTCTTCTATCTCGACCTCGATCGCTTCAAGGCCGTCAACGATATCTTCGGTCATGCTGAAGGCGACCGCATTCTCCGTAAGGTCGCCTCGATCCTGCGCCGCGTGGCCGATGAGAGCGATACGATCGCCCGCCTCGGCGGCGATGAATTCGCCATCATTCAGCTCGCCGGGCAGCAGCCGGCGGCGGCGCAAAAGCTTGCGGCTGATATCCTCGGCGAATTCGCCGCCGAGATGGACACGGCACGTGACCCGACCGCCGTCGGCGTCAGTGTCGGCATCGCACTCTATCCCGCGGATGGCATGGCTGCTGAAGAACTCTGCAACAATGCCGATACTGCACTCTACCGCGTCAAGCATGACGGTCGCGGCAAGGTCTGTTTCTTCGACGCGGAAATGGATAAGGCGGCACGGAACCGCCGCCAGATCGAAAGCGAACTGCGCCATGCGATCGTCCGCAACCAGATCCATGTCAGCTATCAGCCGATCCTCGATGCGCTGAGCGGCGAGATCGGTGGCTACGAGGCCCTGATGCGCTGGAACCGGCCAGGTCACGGCTTGACCGAGCCCGATATCTTCATCCCGATCGCCGAGGAAAGCGGCTCGATCGTCCAACTCGGCGAATGGGTGTTGCAGCAGGCCTGCAGGGAGGCTGTGCGCTGGCCGCTGCCGTTGATGATCGCCGTCAATCTCTCGCCGGTGCAATTCATGCTGCCGAACCTCTGCGAGCGGATCGAGGCGATTCTCGCCGAAACCGGGCTTGCGCCCAGCCGGCTGGAGCTCGAGATCACCGAGGCGGCCCTCATTCGCGATCGCGACCGGGTAATGACGACGCTGCTGCGGCTGCACAAGCTCGGTGTGCACATCGTCATGGATGATTTCGGCACCGGTTTTTCCTCGCTTTCCAACCTGCGTTCATTCCCTTTCGACAAGATCAAGGTCGACCGCAGTTTCACCGGCGTGCTGGAACATGATGCGGCGGCGCGCTCGATCGTGCGCGCCATCATCGGCCTTGGTCATAGCCTCGGCATGCCTGTCGTGACGGAGGGCGTGGAAACCGAGATGCAGCGCCGGATCGTCGTCGAGGAAGGCTGCACGCAAGTACAGGGCCTTTTACTCGGCAAGCCGGATATCGAGCCGAGCATCAAGCTTGCCGCCCACGAAAACGTGCTGACCGCGCAGATCTAAACCGGCGTGCCGTCGCTGCGACGCGCACAGGGTGCTGGCGAGTGATCTTACAGCGCCGCGCGTCTTTTCAGACGCGCAAAGGACGCTGTCGATTCCGATTTAAGGAATTATGCAGTGGTCAGAGCGCCTTGGCGTTTTCCAGAAGCCGGCGGATATATTCAAGCGTCAGCTCGCGTTCGAAAACCCGGAAACCTTTAAACAGCGCAAGATCGGCCTCACGCGCGGTCTCAATCGCCTCGGCCTCCATGGCGCGCGCCCTCGGCGTCAGGAAGAGCAGTTGCGCCCGCTTGTCGGATGGATGCGGCCGGCGCTCGATCAGCCCGTCGCGGACCATGCGCGAAAGCGTATTGGCCATGGTCGCCTGCTCGATATCGACTCGCTCGAGAAGCTGTTTCTGGGTCAGCCCGTCCTCGGCCCAGAGTTCCAGCAGAATGGGGAACTGGCCCGGAGAAAAACCGAGCCCGACCGCGCGCTGGTGCAGCGAGCGGGCAAAACCCTTCGCCAGCTGGCTGGCAAGGTAGGCTCCCGAATCCATGCGGTTAAATCCCATGATTGCAAATTAGGCTCAAAACCATGCCGGAGACAATGCAACAAATCGCATACGATGCTCCTAAACATGCAAGCCGTGATGATAATTGCGAGTGACTGGAAAAACAAAAGTCGCCATGGCCTGGAGGTTGGCCATGGCGACTTTAAAGTGGGGACAAAGGCCCGGAGAGGGGGATAAGGCCTTTGTCCAAGCCTGACGCGGCGGGGGACAAGCCGGTAATCAGACCCGCGACGCGATCAAGCGCCGGTGACATGGATTTGTGGCTCAGAATGTGGTTTTTCAAGGGAGGGCGATCGTTACAAATCGGTAACAGTTTGGTGAGCCGGAATTCCTGCCGCACAATTCCTGAGATCGGAATCGATGGAAGGATAAAATTATGCAGCAAAGCCAAGTGCTCAGCGTCCTTTGCACGTCCGAAAAGACGCGCGGCGCTGTGTGACGCTCCGAGCGCCATAAACCTTTTCGCGCGCCGAACTTTATGCCGAACTCCATATGGACCTCGTCCCATGCCCGCGCTATCCATGCACGCATGAAAAAAGGCGATCACCTCTTCCTAGTCGATGGTTCCGGATTCATCTTCCGGGCGTTTCATGCATTGCCGCCGCTGACCCGCAAGACCGACGGCCTGCCGATCGGCGCCGTGTCCGGTTTCTGCAACATGCTGTGGAAACTGCTGAGGGATGCGCGCAATACCGATGTCGGCGTCACGCCGACACATCTTGCCGTCATCTTCGATTATTCCGCCAAGACGTTTCGCAAGGATCTCTACGACGCTTACAAGGCGAACCGCTCCGCCCCGCCTGAAGAGCTCATCCCGCAATTCGGCCTTATAAGAGAGGCGACCCGCGCCTTCAATCTGCCCTGCATCGAGACCCAAGGCTTCGAGGCCGACGACATCATCGCCACCTATGCCCGCCAGGCCGAAGCGACCGGCGCCGATGTCACCATTGTCTCCTCCGACAAGGATCTGATGCAGCTCGTCAGCCCCAATGTCCATATGTATGACAGCATGAAGGACAAGCAGATCGGCATTCCCGATGTCATCGAGAAATGGGGCGTGCCGCCGGAAAAGATGATCGACCTGCAGGCGATGACCGGCGATTCAGTCGACAATGTTCCCGGCATTCCCGGCATCGGTCCGAAAACCGCCGCCCAGCTGCTCGAGGAATACGGCGATCTCGATACGCTGCTCGAACGCGCCACCGAGATCAAGCAGGTCAAGCGCCGTGAGACGATCCTCGCCAATATCGACATGGCCAGGCTCTCGCGCGACCTCGTGCGGTTGCGCATAGACGTGCCGCTCGATCTCGATCTCGACGCGCTGGTGCTGGAACCGCAGAACGGTCCGAAGCTGATCGGCTTCCTCAAGACGATGGAATTCACCACGCTGACGCGCCGCGTCGCCGAAGCCTGCAATTGCGATGCCGGCGCCATCGAACCGGCGATCGTCCGTGTCGAATGGGGTGAGACGGCCCGCGGCCCGGATCTCGATGCGGCCGCGCCCGAGCCTGTTGCCGGCGGCATCCCCGACGTTTCCGGCGAATCCGTGCCGGTGCCGCCGCGTGCAAAGGCGAAGACCGCGGTCGAAGGCGCCTTTTCGCCCGCCGATCTTGCCAAGGCGCGGGCCGAGGTCTTTGCGACGCTGCCCTTCGATCATTCGGCCTATGTCACGATCCGCGACCTGGCGACACTCGACCGATGGATTGCCGATGCACGCGTCACCGGCCTCGTTGCTTTCGATACCGAGACCACGTCGCTGGATGCGATGCAGGCCGAACTTGTCGGCTTTTCGCTGGCGATCGCCGACAATACCGCCGATCCCACCGGCACGAAGATCCGTGCCGCCTATGTGCCGCTCGTCCACAAGAACGGCGTCGGCGATCTGCTCGGCGGCGGCCTTGCCGAAAACCAGATCCCGATGCGCGATGCTCTGCCACGACTGAAGGCATTGCTGGAGGACGAAGCGGTTCTCAAGGTCGCCCAGAACCTGAAATACGACTACCTGCTGTTGAAGCGCTACGGCATCGAGACCAGGAGTTTCGACGACACGATGCTGATCTCCTACGTGCTCGATGCCGGCACCGGCGCGCATGGCATGGACCCGCTCTCGGAAAAATTCCTCGGCCATACCCCGATTCCCTACAAGGACGTGGCCGGCAGCGGCAAGGCGAACGTCACCTTCGATCTGGTCGATATCGACCGCGCCACCCACTATGCCGCCGAAGATGCCGAGGTGACGTTGCGCCTCTGGCTGGTGCTGAAGCCCCGGCTGGCGGCGGCGGGATTGACCAGCGTCTATGAACGGCTGGAGCGGCCGCTATTGCCGGTGCTGGCGCGCATGGAAGCGCGCGGCATCACCGTCGACCGGCAGATCCTGTCGCGCCTCTCCGGCGAGCTGGCCCAGAGTGCAGCAAGGCTGGAGGACGAGATCTACGTGCTGGCCGGCGAGCGTTTCAATATCGGTTCGCCGAAGCAGCTGGGCGATATCCTGTTCGGCAAGATGGGCCTTTCCGGCGGCAGCAAGACGAAGACCGGCCAATGGTCCACCTCCGCCCAGGTGCTCGAGGATCTGGCCGCCGCCGGTTTCGAATTGCCGCGCAAGATCGTCGACTGGCGCCAGGTCACCAAGCTGAAATCCACCTATACCGACGCGCTTCCGGGTTACGTTCACCCCGAGACAAAGCGGGTCCACACCTCCTACTCGCTGGCATCGACGACCACGGGACGCCTGTCATCGTCCGAGCCGAACTTGCAGAATATTCCGGTGCGCACCGCAGAAGGCCGCAAGATCCGCACCGCCTTCATCTCGACGCCCCGCCACAAGCTGATCTCCGCCGACTACAGCCAGATCGAACTGCGCGTGCTTGCCCATGTGGCCGAAATCCCGCAGCTGACCAAGGCCTTCGAAGATGGCGTCGACATCCATGCCATGACGGCGTCGGAAATGTTCGGCGTGCCGGTGGAAGGCATGCCGGGCGAGGTGCGCCGCCGCGCCAAGGCGATCAATTTCGGCATCATCTACGGCATCTCGGCCTTCGGGCTTGCCAATCAGCTTTCGATCGAGCGTTCGGAAGCCGGCGACTACATCAAGAAGTATTTCGAGCGTTTCCCCGGCATCCGCGATTATATGGAAAGCCGAAAGGCCATGGCGCGCGACAAGGGTTATGTCGAAACGATCTTCGGTCGCCGCATCAACTATCCCGAAATCCGCTCTTCCAATCCATCCGTGCGTGCCTTTAACGAGCGTGCGGCGATCAACGCGCCGATCCAGGGCTCGGCTGCCGACGTCATCCGCCGGGCGATGATCAAGATAGAGCCGGCGCTTGTTGAAGTCGGCCTTGCCGATCGCGTCCGCATGCTGCTGCAGGTGCATGACGAACTCATCTTCGAGGTCGAGGACGAGGATGTCGAAAAGGCGATGCCGGTCATCGTCTCGGTCATGGAAAACGCCACCATGCCGGCGCTGGAAATGCGCGTGCCGCTGAGGGTCGATGCCCGCGCCGCCACCAATTGGGACGAGGCGCACTAAAGCATGTCGCGCAAAACTGTGCGGCGGTCTTTGCGACAACGACTTGCGCGGAAATAAAGCCTAAAGCGCGAGGAGCGATCAGAGCACCTCCCCAAAATTGGCAAAGATTTTTCTCACTGCCAGAACTCATTGAAACTGCAGCGATTTATCCCAAGGGGGCGTATCGGAACGATACGGCAGGAAGGAACTTATTAACCTTCCTTTTCTATCCCGGTAGGGTCGTAATTTGCAAAGCATGAGTGAGTAGCGGACGCATGCGTTTTCCTAGAACCAATTTGACGGATGCCGGAGATTTTTCCAGCGAGATTGAAACGGACCTTCCGGAGGAAAACCCAGGGGAGAAGCCGGCGGCACCCATCTGGCAGAGCAACTTTTCCCTCGCGCCGAATGTGCGTTTCACCCGCACGCCGGAAACGCTGATCAGCAGGCGGCGTGCGCCGAATGAGCCCGTTCGCGATGATTCGCAGATTGGACAGCAGGCAATACGGATAGAGCCGGTTGCCGTCGACGTGCCGTTCGATATCTATCTGCCGGAGCCGGACGAAATTTCCGCAGCACCGCACAGGATCGAACTGCAGCAGTCACCTTTGCTTGATGAGGCCGGCGCGCCGGCTTTCCGCGCCAGCGCCGAGCTTTCCTCCATTTCGGATTTCGCCTTCTGGGAAGTTATGGCCTTCGAAGAGGCAGAGCCGGTTCGCGCGCCGCCGTTGATATCGTTCCCGAAGACCGAGACCTCGCCCGAATCGATCACGTCGCTGTTCCGGATTATGGAATGGCGCCCCGGCCGGCCGGCCCCCGCTCCCGTCGTCTCCCGCCCGGCCCCGCAGCCCGCCGCGGTCTCCGTGAAGGTTGCCGCGCGCCCTGCGGCCGCCCCGTCCCTGGAAAAGCCCAGGCGCATTATTGTCGAGGCACCGGTCATGCTGGCACCTCAGGCTGCGCCAGCCACTCAGGTCGCGCCAGCCCCTCAAATTGCATCAGCCCCTCAGGCAGCGCCGGCGCCGCAGCGCACGCCGCCCGTCGCCGCGGTCCTGCCGTCGCCGCGGCTGGCCGTGAGGCCCGA from Rhizobium leguminosarum bv. trifolii WSM1325 encodes:
- a CDS encoding penicillin-binding protein, 1A family (TIGRFAM: penicillin-binding protein, 1A family~PFAM: glycosyl transferase family 51; penicillin-binding protein transpeptidase~KEGG: rec:RHECIAT_CH0000184 probable penicillin binding protein), which encodes MAGRGRSGDRIEPSFSGRPARDDDEFSLDADDRIAGGRSQRRGGSKPPPQRAAPRRRREPREREGGVFFGFLRRVIYWCVVLFIWAGIGVAGLVVYYGSRMPSASTWAIPERPPNVKITAVDGSVIANRGATGGEALSLENMSPYIPEAVIAIEDRRFYSHFGVDPLGLGRAVVTNLTAGHMVQGGSTLTQQLAKNLFLSPERTLERKVQEVLLSLWLEQKYTKDQILAMYLNRVFFGSNAYGVEAASRRYFNKSARDVNLGEAAVLAGLLKAPSRLSPARDADAANARAQLVLAAMREQGFITDSEVKTAMSQTPASAKSYWSGAGHYVADMVMDELPGLIGDVKEDVIVDTTIDKSLEKKAEQSLVDVLDKEGGKLDASQAALVSIDGTGAIRALVGGRDYATSQFNRAVKAKRQPGSSFKPFVYAAALEKGLTPYSVFNDAPIRIGDWTPENYEKKYNGEVTLATALAKSLNTVAAQLVMYDGPDQVIKLAHRLGIESELQPNASIALGTSEVSLMELTASYAAFMNGGYKATPHVIRRVTTAEGKVLYENTYDSPPRVLSEQIVAQMDTMMMGVIESGTGKSAKIPGWQAAGKTGTTQNSRDALFVGFTSNLTTGVWFGNDDGKPMKKVTGGGLPAKAWKEFMIAAHKGLSPAPLFGNGQLIADPNNGQPMAEAPGNGQLGSGQPMTAEAPPSTIGGIISGVFGGDDNANRYPQAPARQQGASFGNGGPVPPADIAEGGGPNYEGMVPPGDVGGAQTTSSVQPRRTTLLDLIMGQ
- a CDS encoding conserved hypothetical protein (KEGG: rec:RHECIAT_CH0000185 hypothetical protein); protein product: MTQDYLAFFGLFAPRAAAIDVTVWHKHNTLLPVRLTDGANLNPSGQIWRRFHLGEWEYKQDPETLDDYEARQF
- a CDS encoding SH3 type 3 domain protein (PFAM: SH3 type 3 domain protein~SMART: SH3 domain protein~KEGG: ret:RHE_CH00147 hypothetical protein); amino-acid sequence: MKNLIVKIAAAGMLMLAPAIAQAAEGYSTANVNMRAGPSTRYPAVTVIPAGSSVEIRGCLSDVNWCDVEFYGGRGWVSGQYVQALYQQRRVYVGPQYYRPLGIPMIRFSVDNYWDRYYRNRDFYRDRDRWSRGPDYYYRDRDNRDRDRDRDRDNRDRDRNWRERDGDRDGRDRDHDWRGDNQRDDRQRDDRQRGERQRDDRRGDDRRPDRRDFDCRPGDPSCDE
- a CDS encoding peptidase M20 (PFAM: peptidase M20; peptidase dimerisation domain protein~KEGG: ret:RHE_CH00148 hypothetical protein), whose amino-acid sequence is MTDVRQVLARADQNLPSSLDKLFELLRIQSISTDPAFKAECRKAAEWLVAYLGTLGFMASVRDTPGHPMVVAHHAGASADAPHVLFYGHYDVQPVDPIELWENDPFEPSIKDVGEGRKILTGRGTSDDKGQLMTFVEACRAYKEINGALPCRVTILFEGEEESGSPSLKPFLEANAAELKADYALVCDTGMWDRDTPAIAAALRGLVGEEVVVTAADRDLHSGLFGGAAANPIHILVEALAGLHDETGRITLDGFYEGVEETPENIKASWETLGKTAESFLGEVGLSIPSGEKGRSVLELTWARPTAEINGIWGGYTGEGFKTVIAAKASAKVSFRLVGTQDPAAIREAFRSYISAKIPADCSVEFHPHGGSPAIHLSYDSPVLTKAKNALSDEWPKPAIVIGMGGSIPIVGDFQKMLGMESLLVGFGLSDDRIHSPNEKYELVSYHKGIRSWVRILQALAA
- a CDS encoding diguanylate cyclase/phosphodiesterase with PAS/PAC and MHYT sensor(s) (KEGG: rec:RHECIAT_CH0000188 putative sensory box/GGDEF family protein~TIGRFAM: diguanylate cyclase; PAS sensor protein~PFAM: EAL domain protein; GGDEF domain containing protein; PAS fold-4 domain protein; PAS fold domain protein; MHYT domain protein~SMART: EAL domain protein; GGDEF domain containing protein), producing the protein MFSVITCIRDNHDWRLVLAAAAVCLVGAMAAMLLLSRAQECDAGRRKLWIGASAFAFGTGVWATHFIAMLAYDGGMPIGYQLGLTTLSFLLSVVGSWAAILVASESRGRFSRIRGGVLMALGIASMHLTGMQAIETQAVILYDPFMTLSAVLAGALLSSAAFHTFFQLKGLRRLLASSITFVLAICALHFISMASITLVPDLGKEVPATVLDASLLAAIVVVAATMLILIALAVVFVESHLTDLRGLANASQEGLLILREGRIIDANERFQGLSGWKLAGLAGKAPSAVLTAVQGTGQNRSSETLLNTRNGREIAVEVTTSRIVYRGHNCEVLAVRDLTERRQAEEMIEHLAHHDVLTDLPNRSLFDTRIRQALQMAERKNSEVALFYLDLDRFKAVNDIFGHAEGDRILRKVASILRRVADESDTIARLGGDEFAIIQLAGQQPAAAQKLAADILGEFAAEMDTARDPTAVGVSVGIALYPADGMAAEELCNNADTALYRVKHDGRGKVCFFDAEMDKAARNRRQIESELRHAIVRNQIHVSYQPILDALSGEIGGYEALMRWNRPGHGLTEPDIFIPIAEESGSIVQLGEWVLQQACREAVRWPLPLMIAVNLSPVQFMLPNLCERIEAILAETGLAPSRLELEITEAALIRDRDRVMTTLLRLHKLGVHIVMDDFGTGFSSLSNLRSFPFDKIKVDRSFTGVLEHDAAARSIVRAIIGLGHSLGMPVVTEGVETEMQRRIVVEEGCTQVQGLLLGKPDIEPSIKLAAHENVLTAQI
- a CDS encoding transcriptional regulator, MarR family (PFAM: regulatory protein MarR~SMART: regulatory protein MarR~KEGG: rec:RHECIAT_CH0000189 probable transcriptional regulator protein, MarR family~SNP /replace=C) is translated as MDSGAYLASQLAKGFARSLHQRAVGLGFSPGQFPILLELWAEDGLTQKQLLERVDIEQATMANTLSRMVRDGLIERRPHPSDKRAQLLFLTPRARAMEAEAIETAREADLALFKGFRVFERELTLEYIRRLLENAKAL